Genomic segment of Williamwhitmania taraxaci:
TAAGCCTCAATATACCTGTTGGGCTTGATGGCGAAATCAGCATTTCGAGTTGCAGTGCAGATGGAAAGGAGATCTTCATTTTCAGCAACGACCATGGAAATGGTGAAATATTCTATAGTAAGTTCAATGGAAAGGAGTGGTCAAAGGCAACCAAACTAAACAAAAACATTAACACGCCTTACTGGGAGACCAACGCATCTATATCCAAGGATGGAAAAACGCTTTACTTCTCATCGAATCGCAAAGGTGGATTTGGAGGAATAGACATCTATAAATCGGAGTTAGATAGCAAGGGGGAATGGGGCCCAGCTCAAAATGCAGGTTCATCAATCAATACCCCTTACAACGAAGAAGCCCCTTACTTTTGTGAAGACAAAGGAATGCTGTTCTTTGCATCCCAAGGTCACGAAAACATGGGAGGCTACGACATATTCTTCTCCAAAGTAAGTTCTGAAGGATACTCCAGTCCAATAAACCTAGGCTATCCAATGAACTCAACCGACGACGATCTTTTTTTCAGCCCCCTTTGTGGACCTGGCATAAAAGGACTTGTCTTTAAGCGAAAAAACACAACAAAAGTTATAACTCAACTTGCCGAGATTGGGCTCGTTCCTAATAGTAATTTGGCTGAAATTAGTGGTAGCGTTTTAAGCCAAGACAAGGCCGATTTATCAAGTGCTAACCTAAAACTATTCACCATAGATCAACGTTCTGGCGATACGCTTTTGCCAAAGATGGCTGTCGGAAGCACAGACTTCTCCTTCTCGGTATCAACAGGAAACTATACCATGATTGCCGAAGCCGATGGTTATCAGACTATCCGAAACGACTTTTATGTACCGGAAGAAGTTGCCGGAGCAACACTACCTTACACCTTTTTTCTTATCCCAAGCGAAGTGCTTTCGGGGGAATATTTAACCGTAAGATCTATTCAATTTGGATTTGACAGTTATATCCTTTCCCGAGACGCCCAAGTTGAACTCGAAAAGGTTTACAACATCATGCAAGCATATCCTTCAGTTCTCGTTGAGGTTGTTGGTCATACGGATACAAAAGGAGCACAAGCATACAACAAGACGCTCTCGTTGAAACGTGCGAAAGCAGCGATAGATCTCCTTACGGACAAAGGAATTGATCCCTCTAGATTTGTCGCCCGGGGTGTGGGCGCAGCTGAAAATATTGCCATCAATCAAAATCCGGATGGAACCGACAACCCTTTAGGCCGTCGATTCAACCGACGGGTATCCATTAAAATTCTAAAATCAGATAGGTCTTTAATTATCGCAGAGGATATCTCCATCCCTGAAAACCTGAAGGCCAATAAAGAGAACTTCTTTACGATCCTATTATGTCGGACAAGCAATCAGCCCGATACCACATTTTTTCAAACGTTGCCCCTGCTGAAAAACCAAATTGTTAAGCCATATAAAACACCTGTTGGATACCTCGTTACGGTGGGTGAATTCGGCAACAAAGCTGATGCAATCAAGTTGATGAACCAGTGTATCGACGGCGGATACGCAACAGCAACCATTATCAGTGACGTTACTCTATCAACTCTAACCCAAGATAGCAACCTTGAGCAACAAGAGCCTGCTGCCTCAAATGAGGTCAAGTTCACCATTCAAATATTAGCCGCAAAACAACCAGTGCCCGTCTCCAATTTTAAAGGACTAGCCGATTTGGTGAAGGAGGTAAGAGGAAAAGACAACATGTACCGTTATATTTTGGGCGAATTTAGCGATCGTGAAATGGCAATCCAGGTACTAAAGCAAAAAGTTTCACCAATCTACCCCGATGCTTTTGTTACCAATTTGAGTAGGATCAAATAGAAATATTTATGGACAATTTGCTGCAAAGTGCACATATCCGACTGAGAGCTATAGAGCCTAGCGATATTGAATTGCTCTACAGTTGGGAAAATAACATGAAAATATGGGCAGTAAGCAACACCCTTACCCCATTCTCAAAATACCTACTTAAGAAGTATATTGAATCGGCTCATATCGATATTTATGAAGCAAAGCAATTACGGTTGATCATCGAGGCAAAGGATCAAAGTTCCTTTATGTTTCACCCAGTAGGAGCCATTGATTTGTTCGACTTTGATCCATTCCACTCCAGAGCAGGTATCGGCATTTTGATCCACAACGAAGAGGAACGCAACAAGGGCTATGCCAGTGAATCAATCCGGTTGCTAACCAAGTATGCATTTGAAACACTGCAACTACACCAGCTCTACTGTAACGTTGCCGCCACAAACACAGCAAGCCTTCAAATATTCCAGAAAATGGGATTTAAGATAGTCGGCATTAAAGAGCAATGGCTAAAGACCCAAAACGGATGGATGGACGAACTAATGCTGCAGATGGTAAACCCTCTCTCTTTAAACAGCATTAATTAGATTGCAGTAGGTTAATCAAAA
This window contains:
- a CDS encoding OmpA family protein, with the translated sequence MKGLHLLLSVLLTFSISPSFSQESLPKSFKDIFSDAEYYFQYGDYREALALYSQAQRIEPANHNINYRIGFCLLNIPGQKEKALAYLEYASNKISDTYQEGSYKETSAPPIIWLYLGDAYRIKIELEKAIIAYNTFKAQLDVKDVYNHDFVDQQIKACEKAKFFLAKPVKTTLDILEFEFPNLELAYAPIVSEDESSLFFTQHKKFYEALYWSKKVEGKWTTPISLNIPVGLDGEISISSCSADGKEIFIFSNDHGNGEIFYSKFNGKEWSKATKLNKNINTPYWETNASISKDGKTLYFSSNRKGGFGGIDIYKSELDSKGEWGPAQNAGSSINTPYNEEAPYFCEDKGMLFFASQGHENMGGYDIFFSKVSSEGYSSPINLGYPMNSTDDDLFFSPLCGPGIKGLVFKRKNTTKVITQLAEIGLVPNSNLAEISGSVLSQDKADLSSANLKLFTIDQRSGDTLLPKMAVGSTDFSFSVSTGNYTMIAEADGYQTIRNDFYVPEEVAGATLPYTFFLIPSEVLSGEYLTVRSIQFGFDSYILSRDAQVELEKVYNIMQAYPSVLVEVVGHTDTKGAQAYNKTLSLKRAKAAIDLLTDKGIDPSRFVARGVGAAENIAINQNPDGTDNPLGRRFNRRVSIKILKSDRSLIIAEDISIPENLKANKENFFTILLCRTSNQPDTTFFQTLPLLKNQIVKPYKTPVGYLVTVGEFGNKADAIKLMNQCIDGGYATATIISDVTLSTLTQDSNLEQQEPAASNEVKFTIQILAAKQPVPVSNFKGLADLVKEVRGKDNMYRYILGEFSDREMAIQVLKQKVSPIYPDAFVTNLSRIK
- a CDS encoding GNAT family N-acetyltransferase gives rise to the protein MDNLLQSAHIRLRAIEPSDIELLYSWENNMKIWAVSNTLTPFSKYLLKKYIESAHIDIYEAKQLRLIIEAKDQSSFMFHPVGAIDLFDFDPFHSRAGIGILIHNEEERNKGYASESIRLLTKYAFETLQLHQLYCNVAATNTASLQIFQKMGFKIVGIKEQWLKTQNGWMDELMLQMVNPLSLNSIN